Proteins encoded within one genomic window of Deltaproteobacteria bacterium:
- the lptG gene encoding LPS export ABC transporter permease LptG, whose amino-acid sequence MKTIEKYVLKEFLKILVLTVGGMTALFLVIDLVEKSDELLKHGFTAALTLKYLAFKVPSFLTLTMPIALLLSAFISTALLNKHGEISAMKAGGIRLTRVLVPLFIAAAVISVAVIILNERVIPFTEGAATVMMEEKEGKELAFGSRGVWFKSGEVIYNVKKIDVEKQSLEGITAYSIKKPFSLEAVATFEKATWTGSTWKASGKTTAWKVKNGAPSALKADAALLSGVKNPSEFAKAEKGIEAMGYKELKRYIRSLKRGGYDTTAHKVELQSKLSFPFVNLVMLIIGIPLALKTGRGAGMAAGVALSLAIGFAFWVVFGLCKSLGMEGAVPPVVAAWFTPVLFLSIGALMFSYVKQ is encoded by the coding sequence ATGAAGACAATCGAGAAATACGTACTTAAGGAATTCCTGAAAATCCTTGTCCTCACCGTCGGCGGCATGACCGCGCTGTTTCTCGTAATCGACCTTGTTGAGAAGAGCGACGAGCTATTAAAGCACGGCTTCACGGCCGCGCTGACGCTTAAATACCTTGCCTTTAAGGTCCCGTCATTTCTTACGCTCACCATGCCGATTGCCCTTCTTCTCTCGGCATTCATCTCTACCGCGCTCCTTAATAAGCACGGCGAGATAAGCGCCATGAAGGCCGGCGGCATAAGGCTTACGAGAGTGCTCGTGCCGCTATTTATCGCGGCAGCCGTCATAAGCGTTGCCGTGATAATACTAAACGAGCGCGTCATACCGTTTACAGAAGGCGCGGCCACTGTAATGATGGAGGAAAAAGAAGGCAAGGAACTCGCCTTCGGCAGCAGAGGCGTGTGGTTTAAGTCCGGCGAGGTCATATACAACGTAAAAAAGATAGACGTGGAAAAACAATCACTCGAGGGCATAACCGCGTACTCGATAAAAAAGCCGTTCTCGCTCGAGGCGGTCGCCACATTCGAAAAGGCAACGTGGACAGGGTCTACGTGGAAGGCCTCGGGCAAGACCACGGCATGGAAGGTAAAAAACGGCGCGCCAAGCGCGCTAAAGGCCGATGCAGCGCTCCTTAGCGGCGTGAAAAACCCATCAGAGTTTGCAAAGGCCGAAAAAGGCATAGAGGCAATGGGGTATAAGGAACTAAAGCGCTACATACGTAGCCTTAAGCGCGGCGGGTACGACACGACCGCGCACAAGGTGGAGCTGCAATCGAAGCTCAGCTTCCCGTTCGTAAACCTCGTGATGCTCATTATCGGCATCCCTCTCGCACTTAAGACCGGAAGAGGCGCGGGCATGGCCGCGGGTGTTGCGCTAAGCCTCGCAATCGGCTTTGCCTTCTGGGTAGTGTTTGGGTTATGCAAATCCCTTGGCATGGAGGGCGCGGTGCCGCCTGTGGTGGCAGCGTGGTTTACGCCGGTTCTTTTCCTCTCTATCGGCGCTCTCATGTTCAGCTACGTAAAGCAGTAG
- the lptF gene encoding LPS export ABC transporter permease LptF encodes MPRILTKYIALEIVTPFLLSLGVLTSTAMLSRLIRLIEIFFTQGISPDRFFIMLVAIIPTFLVFTIPMSFLVGVLVAATRLSFDSEITAMKSSGVGLTSILKPVLLVAVFAFAASLLTSLYLFPWGFRTTERILLDIADEHASSVFEEQTFYDKFAGVTFYVDKVDKTTGELEGVLIASEPDEGPPVVIIAEKGVIARSEDGASVNMYMANGAVQKIHDDGSYRFAAFDSYRTGLGLVLSSTTSNKLRSNALTLPELFAKLQLAIDGNMPTHKITLDIHKRFAVPAAIFAFALIGLPLGLQKVRSAKFTGFGIAIAVIVIYYILTRTFESLGESAKIAPELAAWAPVGIMLVAGAWLFRRAQKERSIALVHHIGAAIGSITDRFAKRGSV; translated from the coding sequence ATGCCAAGAATACTGACAAAATACATCGCGCTCGAAATCGTAACGCCATTCCTATTATCCCTCGGCGTGCTCACCTCTACCGCCATGCTAAGCCGCCTAATCCGGCTAATCGAGATATTTTTCACCCAGGGCATCTCCCCTGACCGCTTCTTTATAATGCTCGTCGCCATAATACCCACGTTCCTTGTCTTCACAATACCGATGTCATTTCTCGTAGGCGTGCTCGTTGCCGCAACGAGGCTTAGCTTTGACAGCGAAATAACGGCCATGAAGTCCTCCGGCGTCGGGCTTACCTCCATCCTTAAGCCCGTGCTGCTGGTAGCTGTGTTCGCCTTTGCCGCGTCGCTTCTTACATCCCTCTACCTCTTCCCCTGGGGGTTTCGGACGACCGAGAGAATACTCTTAGACATCGCAGACGAGCACGCATCGAGCGTGTTCGAGGAGCAGACCTTCTACGATAAGTTCGCGGGTGTGACCTTCTACGTCGACAAGGTGGATAAAACCACCGGAGAGCTCGAAGGCGTGCTCATCGCAAGCGAGCCTGACGAAGGCCCGCCTGTGGTGATAATCGCGGAAAAAGGCGTTATCGCAAGGAGCGAGGACGGCGCCTCCGTGAACATGTACATGGCAAACGGCGCAGTGCAGAAGATACACGACGACGGCTCGTACCGCTTCGCGGCCTTCGATAGCTACCGGACCGGGCTCGGGCTCGTGCTCTCAAGTACAACGAGCAACAAGCTTAGAAGCAACGCCCTCACCCTCCCCGAGCTCTTTGCCAAGCTGCAGCTTGCAATCGACGGCAACATGCCCACACACAAGATAACGCTCGACATACATAAGCGGTTCGCCGTGCCGGCGGCCATCTTCGCCTTCGCGCTTATCGGGCTGCCGCTTGGGCTCCAGAAGGTCAGGAGCGCGAAGTTCACGGGCTTTGGCATAGCGATTGCCGTAATCGTCATATACTACATCCTTACGCGCACATTCGAGTCCCTTGGCGAGAGCGCGAAGATAGCGCCGGAGCTTGCGGCATGGGCTCCGGTCGGCATAATGCTCGTAGCAGGCGCGTGGCTTTTCAGGCGCGCGCAAAAGGAAAGAAGCATCGCGCTCGTGCATCATATCGGCGCGGCAATCGGCTCGATTACCGACAGGTTCGCAAAACGGGGAAGCGTCTGA
- a CDS encoding ankyrin repeat domain-containing protein, translated as MQKYPVKPIVFAAIITAALFLTAQSSFSDEIHEAVATGDAAKVKKLLIAGVNIHSRYYKDSHSSHVNGQTPLHFAALNGQHEIIKLLLYAGADPNDHGTVDRVTPLHLAAKHASTESVKLLISSGADPDKTTSNKRTLLHFAAGGGNIETIKFLLARGMHVNARDDEERTPLHYAAWGGHKDAVAFLLTNGADIKARTSYRTTTLDLATTSGNKETVELLIAKGANVNGTGSIYNSTPLHIAVANGHMDIAEVLLKNGANVNITTWHNGTPLHMATEYGLKDMAEFLIKNGAAINASTMRHETPLHLAAGKGFTDIAEILIKNGANVNATTNTLETPLVRTKKIGDEQLRQKMQDLLKKHGAK; from the coding sequence GTGCAAAAATACCCCGTAAAACCAATTGTCTTTGCCGCGATAATTACGGCAGCGCTCTTTCTTACGGCACAAAGCTCATTTTCGGACGAGATACACGAAGCTGTCGCAACCGGGGACGCGGCAAAGGTAAAAAAGCTTCTCATAGCGGGCGTGAATATACACAGCCGCTATTACAAAGACTCGCACTCAAGCCACGTCAACGGCCAGACGCCGCTGCACTTTGCGGCATTAAACGGCCAACACGAGATCATAAAACTCCTCCTTTATGCCGGCGCGGACCCAAACGACCATGGAACCGTGGACCGTGTTACGCCGCTGCACCTGGCGGCCAAGCACGCGAGCACGGAATCGGTAAAACTGCTAATCTCCAGCGGCGCAGACCCGGATAAGACGACATCGAACAAGCGCACCTTGCTCCACTTCGCTGCCGGCGGCGGCAACATAGAGACTATCAAGTTCCTGCTTGCCAGGGGCATGCACGTAAACGCCAGGGACGACGAAGAAAGAACGCCGCTTCACTATGCCGCATGGGGCGGTCACAAAGATGCGGTCGCATTTCTGCTGACAAACGGCGCCGACATAAAGGCGAGGACATCTTACAGAACAACCACGCTTGATCTTGCAACAACCTCCGGGAATAAAGAAACAGTGGAACTTCTTATTGCAAAAGGCGCGAACGTAAACGGGACGGGCTCTATCTACAACTCAACGCCGCTGCATATTGCCGTTGCAAACGGCCATATGGACATTGCAGAAGTTCTGCTCAAAAACGGCGCGAACGTGAACATTACGACATGGCACAACGGAACGCCTCTGCACATGGCCACAGAATACGGCCTTAAGGACATGGCAGAATTCCTCATAAAGAACGGCGCGGCCATTAACGCATCGACAATGCGCCACGAAACGCCGCTGCATCTCGCCGCAGGAAAGGGTTTTACCGACATCGCCGAGATACTCATCAAAAACGGCGCAAACGTCAACGCAACGACAAATACCCTTGAAACGCCCCTGGTACGAACAAAGAAAATCGGGGACGAGCAATTGCGGCAAAAGATGCAGGACCTTCTTAAAAAACACGGAGCAAAGTAA
- a CDS encoding DUF4928 family protein, whose protein sequence is MTLNSKLEEFAKAYDTKGKGALCVALVITRHAKKKGMPLNPDELLTDGGGQVMGLGKAAVQSILKDYGVERVLAEEGGRTSRGSVGNMKQYVDFLNELHAINPIDFEQLEAWWVERVKDFFSSKPFTLGFDASKSFRTIIRDLLTQAEKRQAELSGSTFVGTMLQHLVGAKLNLLLDTAPQHRGASVADNASGKDADFRIDDVAIHVTTAPTEALIRKCKRNLDSGIKPLIITRYHGVAFAEDLTKQANIADRVDIFDAEQFIAGNIYEIGKFGQTGRRTTIEQLIKEYNTIVDECETDPSLKITIN, encoded by the coding sequence ATGACATTAAATAGCAAACTCGAAGAGTTCGCCAAAGCATATGACACAAAGGGAAAAGGGGCACTTTGCGTTGCATTAGTTATAACACGGCATGCAAAGAAAAAAGGTATGCCACTCAACCCAGACGAACTACTTACAGACGGCGGAGGACAAGTAATGGGACTGGGAAAAGCCGCTGTACAATCCATTTTAAAAGATTATGGCGTCGAACGTGTTCTCGCCGAAGAAGGCGGACGTACCAGTAGGGGTAGTGTTGGCAACATGAAGCAATATGTGGATTTCCTTAACGAGTTGCATGCAATAAACCCTATAGATTTCGAGCAATTAGAAGCGTGGTGGGTCGAGCGAGTAAAAGATTTTTTTTCTAGCAAACCTTTCACCTTAGGATTTGACGCATCAAAATCTTTTCGCACTATTATAAGAGACTTGCTGACACAAGCCGAAAAACGACAAGCAGAGCTAAGCGGTTCCACTTTCGTTGGCACAATGCTACAACATCTAGTAGGAGCAAAACTCAACCTTCTGCTTGACACCGCACCACAGCACCGTGGTGCCAGCGTTGCAGACAATGCTTCTGGAAAAGATGCGGATTTTCGCATTGACGATGTAGCCATACATGTAACCACCGCACCAACTGAAGCATTGATTCGAAAATGCAAAAGAAATCTTGATAGCGGCATAAAACCACTCATTATAACTAGATACCACGGAGTAGCGTTTGCCGAAGACCTTACCAAACAAGCAAATATTGCAGACAGAGTAGACATTTTCGATGCCGAACAATTCATCGCCGGGAACATATACGAAATTGGCAAATTCGGACAAACAGGTCGCCGAACAACAATAGAACAACTAATAAAAGAATACAACACGATTGTCGACGAATGCGAAACCGATCCCAGCTTGAAAATTACTATTAACTAA
- a CDS encoding B12-binding domain-containing radical SAM protein, with translation MKKIKKIIFIESRSPDFHIFSRTALPRLGTILLGTILKNAGYDVKSYVETVEDLDLEDALSADLVGISSITSTTPRSYEIAKVLQKSGVPVFMGGPHVTYMTEEALEHCDYVIRGEADDIIVDFVKTLEAGKGFENIPGLSFKKDGAIVHNRTVASCKDVNTLPIPDFSIVHGLEQEANKKLSLTPIMTSRGCPYDCSFCSVTQMFGQKYRFRSMEKVMEELEYQLKRGTEWVFFYDDNFTANRQRTKELLTEMIKRGLTPKWTAQVRVETAKDAELIDLMKRAGCHTVYIGFESVNPETLKAYNKKQSVGDIEHCIKILHKNGIRIHGMFVFGSDMDDVSTIHETVRFAKKNDLESIQFMILTPLPGTRLHHELDKDGRIFSKDWSIYDAHHVVYSPKKMSYFELQSETMQAYKDFYTLWQITKRLVRMDIHNVAIKAYGRNLIRKWISKNQYFIDYTHSITKAGRAIEIAAKKSADDIKEKFHRIELARLGSTQPKTKESF, from the coding sequence ATGAAAAAAATAAAGAAAATCATATTTATAGAGTCGCGTTCACCCGATTTCCACATATTTTCGAGAACAGCGCTGCCGCGTCTTGGCACGATACTTCTCGGAACAATCCTGAAGAACGCCGGCTACGATGTAAAAAGTTATGTCGAGACGGTCGAGGACCTCGATCTGGAAGACGCTTTGAGCGCCGACCTGGTAGGGATATCATCCATAACCTCGACAACGCCGAGGTCGTATGAGATAGCAAAGGTTCTTCAGAAGTCAGGGGTTCCGGTCTTCATGGGCGGCCCCCACGTCACCTACATGACCGAAGAAGCGCTCGAGCACTGCGACTACGTGATACGCGGCGAGGCCGACGACATAATCGTGGATTTCGTAAAAACGCTCGAAGCCGGCAAAGGCTTCGAGAACATCCCCGGGCTGTCGTTTAAAAAGGACGGCGCCATAGTGCATAACCGCACAGTGGCCTCGTGCAAGGACGTAAATACGCTGCCAATACCCGACTTCTCCATCGTTCACGGGCTTGAACAGGAAGCCAACAAAAAGCTCTCTCTTACCCCCATAATGACATCCAGGGGCTGCCCCTACGACTGCAGCTTCTGCTCGGTTACGCAGATGTTCGGCCAAAAGTACCGCTTCCGCAGCATGGAAAAGGTAATGGAAGAGCTCGAGTACCAGCTAAAGCGCGGCACGGAGTGGGTGTTCTTCTACGACGACAACTTTACCGCCAACAGGCAGCGCACCAAGGAACTCCTGACCGAAATGATAAAAAGAGGGCTCACGCCAAAGTGGACCGCTCAGGTCAGGGTCGAGACGGCAAAGGATGCCGAGCTTATAGACCTCATGAAGAGGGCCGGCTGCCATACCGTCTATATAGGGTTTGAATCGGTTAACCCGGAAACGCTCAAGGCCTATAACAAGAAACAATCGGTCGGCGACATAGAGCACTGCATAAAGATACTACACAAGAACGGCATACGCATACACGGCATGTTCGTCTTCGGCTCGGACATGGACGACGTAAGCACCATACACGAGACCGTGAGGTTCGCGAAGAAAAACGATCTCGAAAGCATCCAGTTCATGATACTCACTCCGCTTCCGGGAACGAGACTCCACCACGAACTCGACAAGGACGGCCGCATATTCTCCAAGGACTGGAGCATCTACGACGCCCACCACGTCGTATACTCGCCAAAGAAGATGAGCTACTTCGAGCTCCAGAGCGAGACGATGCAGGCATACAAGGACTTCTACACGCTCTGGCAGATAACCAAGCGTCTGGTGCGTATGGACATCCACAACGTGGCCATCAAGGCCTACGGAAGAAACCTCATAAGGAAGTGGATTAGCAAGAACCAGTACTTCATCGACTACACGCACTCGATTACCAAGGCCGGGCGCGCCATAGAGATAGCCGCAAAGAAGAGCGCCGACGACATCAAGGAAAAATTCCACCGGATAGAACTTGCCCGCCTCGGCTCAACACAACCAAAAACGAAGGAATCTTTTTAA
- the uvrA gene encoding excinuclease ABC subunit UvrA, whose amino-acid sequence MGKHTKTAHIPEEMFFKTPEDAAGANIDTLVIEGLRQNNLKNISLSIPHDKITVVTGLSGSGKSSLVFDTLFAEGRWRFMESLSTYTRLFLERMDRPDLDKITNIRPSVAIEQKNPVRTSRSTVGTSTEINDYLRLLYARIGKLNCVECGNDVASNSPESAAEGLIKAHTGKKAAIGFYFEIKKGAKDAITPLVKKGFVKIRQGSETIDISEEAAPKNLAGNIKVIADRVEVKPENLSRITEAFETAFKEGSNRAWAEAYGADKTYELEFSRELRCVACHAPGDKPSPILFSFNHPLGACPVCKGFGNTLNYDEDKIVPNKERTLSDGAIEPWTKPAYRWWHDELMANAEAYDIDVNKRYSRLSKREKALLFDGTDDFEGINDFFKHLETKKYKLHIRVFISRFKGMNVCTECSGARLKKEALAVTINGKNIAEASSLTIEEAIGFFGSLKLGSAEKKIAAEPLRQVMLKLGFLSSTGLKYITLDRMSRTLSNGEAQRVQLSTQLASSLTGVLYILDEPSIGLHPSDVDMLIETIKKLSGIGNTVVIVEHDMSFVRASDHIVELGPGSGEFGGRLVYSGSREEFLKNPGTLTSLYATGAKRISTPSWRRKGKGGTVELKGARGNNLKGIDLSIPLQTMTCVTGVSGSGKSTLIVDTLYNALAKKLGEKAERPLEFDTLTGAGLVTAVKLIDQEPIGKTPRSNPVTYIGAFDEIRTLFASLKSSAAMDLTAGHFSFNVPGGRCETCGGEGFEKLEMYFLPDVYSSCSACAGKRFKPQVLEIKLAGKNINDVLGMTFDEATRFFKSTPKITDKLAIVRDVGLGYLRLGQPATTLSGGEAQRLKIARELSPGYEGGCLYIMDEPTTGLHPEDVRTLITVLGKLVDTGSTVLIIEHNMELAKTADLIIDLGPGGGANGGEITAIGTPEDVAKSKKSRTARFLAKALAETD is encoded by the coding sequence ATGGGTAAGCACACTAAGACAGCGCATATACCGGAAGAGATGTTCTTCAAGACCCCTGAAGACGCGGCCGGGGCCAACATCGACACCCTCGTCATCGAAGGGCTTCGTCAAAACAACCTTAAGAACATCTCCCTCTCCATTCCGCACGACAAAATCACGGTAGTCACCGGACTAAGCGGCTCGGGAAAATCCTCGCTCGTCTTCGATACTCTCTTTGCCGAAGGCAGGTGGAGGTTCATGGAATCGCTCTCCACATACACACGGCTATTCCTCGAAAGGATGGACCGCCCGGACTTGGATAAGATCACCAACATACGGCCGTCCGTGGCAATCGAGCAGAAAAACCCGGTAAGAACGAGCCGCTCAACTGTCGGGACCTCGACGGAGATAAACGACTACCTCAGGCTCCTGTACGCCCGCATAGGCAAACTCAACTGCGTTGAATGCGGCAATGACGTTGCATCCAACTCGCCCGAGAGCGCGGCAGAAGGCCTTATAAAGGCGCATACCGGCAAAAAGGCTGCGATAGGGTTTTACTTTGAAATAAAGAAAGGCGCCAAGGACGCGATAACCCCGCTCGTTAAAAAAGGGTTCGTAAAGATACGTCAGGGCAGCGAAACAATTGATATAAGCGAAGAAGCAGCGCCGAAAAATCTTGCCGGCAATATCAAGGTAATAGCCGACAGAGTCGAAGTAAAGCCGGAAAACCTTTCGCGCATAACAGAGGCCTTTGAAACGGCCTTCAAGGAAGGCTCGAACAGGGCATGGGCAGAGGCATACGGCGCGGATAAGACGTACGAGCTCGAGTTTTCGCGCGAACTAAGGTGCGTTGCCTGCCATGCGCCCGGAGACAAGCCCTCGCCGATACTCTTTTCATTTAACCACCCGCTTGGCGCCTGCCCCGTGTGCAAGGGGTTTGGCAACACGCTTAACTACGACGAAGATAAGATAGTGCCAAATAAGGAGCGCACCCTCTCTGACGGCGCCATCGAGCCGTGGACAAAGCCCGCGTACAGGTGGTGGCACGACGAACTCATGGCAAACGCAGAGGCCTACGACATAGACGTGAATAAACGCTACTCGAGGCTCTCGAAGAGAGAAAAGGCGCTTTTATTCGACGGCACCGATGACTTCGAGGGCATAAACGACTTTTTCAAGCACCTTGAGACAAAGAAGTACAAGCTCCACATACGCGTCTTTATCTCCAGGTTCAAGGGCATGAACGTGTGCACCGAGTGTAGCGGAGCGCGCCTTAAGAAAGAGGCCCTGGCCGTTACGATAAACGGCAAGAACATCGCCGAGGCAAGCAGCCTTACCATAGAAGAGGCAATCGGGTTTTTCGGCTCGCTAAAGCTCGGCTCTGCCGAAAAAAAGATAGCGGCAGAGCCGCTTCGCCAGGTGATGCTAAAGCTCGGCTTTCTTTCCTCGACCGGGCTAAAGTACATAACGCTCGACCGAATGAGCCGTACATTATCGAACGGCGAGGCGCAGCGCGTTCAGCTCAGTACGCAGCTTGCCTCGTCCCTGACGGGCGTCCTCTATATCCTGGACGAGCCCTCCATAGGGCTCCATCCCTCTGACGTGGACATGCTTATAGAAACGATAAAGAAACTATCAGGCATAGGCAACACCGTTGTCATAGTCGAGCACGACATGAGCTTTGTCAGGGCCTCCGACCATATTGTCGAGCTCGGCCCGGGCTCAGGCGAGTTCGGCGGAAGGCTCGTGTACTCGGGCTCAAGAGAAGAGTTCCTGAAAAACCCTGGCACCCTCACCTCCCTTTACGCAACAGGGGCAAAGCGCATCTCAACACCTTCGTGGCGGCGTAAGGGCAAGGGCGGCACAGTAGAGCTAAAGGGCGCGAGGGGTAATAACTTAAAGGGCATAGACCTCTCAATCCCGCTCCAGACCATGACCTGCGTAACAGGGGTGTCGGGCTCTGGGAAAAGCACGCTTATAGTCGACACGCTCTATAACGCTTTGGCAAAGAAACTTGGCGAAAAGGCCGAGCGGCCGCTCGAGTTCGACACTCTTACCGGAGCGGGCCTTGTAACGGCCGTAAAGCTCATAGACCAGGAGCCAATTGGCAAGACGCCAAGAAGCAACCCGGTAACATACATCGGCGCCTTCGACGAGATAAGAACGCTCTTTGCATCGCTAAAATCCTCGGCAGCCATGGACTTGACAGCCGGGCACTTCAGCTTCAACGTCCCGGGCGGCAGGTGCGAGACATGCGGCGGAGAAGGGTTTGAAAAGCTCGAGATGTACTTTCTCCCGGACGTGTACTCGAGCTGCAGCGCATGCGCAGGAAAAAGATTCAAACCTCAGGTGCTTGAGATAAAGCTTGCGGGAAAGAACATAAACGACGTGCTTGGCATGACCTTTGACGAGGCGACACGGTTTTTCAAATCCACTCCGAAGATAACCGACAAACTTGCCATTGTTCGCGACGTTGGGCTCGGGTACTTAAGGCTCGGGCAGCCTGCGACGACACTTTCCGGGGGCGAGGCGCAGCGCCTAAAGATCGCGCGCGAGCTTAGCCCCGGCTACGAGGGCGGATGCCTCTACATAATGGATGAACCGACAACAGGGCTCCACCCAGAAGACGTACGCACGCTCATCACAGTGCTTGGCAAGCTCGTTGACACCGGAAGCACGGTCCTCATCATCGAGCACAACATGGAGCTTGCCAAGACAGCGGACCTTATCATAGACCTTGGCCCCGGAGGCGGGGCAAACGGCGGTGAGATAACGGCAATAGGCACGCCCGAAGATGTCGCAAAGAGCAAAAAAAGCCGCACAGCCAGGTTCCTGGCCAAGGCGCTTGCTGAAACCGATTGA
- the dcm gene encoding DNA (cytosine-5-)-methyltransferase — MAIMHKERIEHLTQNTKPACLDFFAGSGLVAEGLKDFFQTVWANDICKKKAKVFCANHDEKIFNLGPIEKINGNNLPRASLSWGSFPCQDLSLAGNMGGLSSSRSGLVWQWLRVMDELPQKTPLVVAENVVGLVSMSNGEHYKLLHNALVERGYKVGAVMLDAAHWVPQSRKRIFIVAIDASIPTEFFELNNPGWCHTPPLIRAAKKLKKWVWWNIPEPPTRKNELSELIEYDAPCDEPQKQKYLLSLLPEKHREKIMINSKNYKNVFPGYKRIRYGKQVLELRFDGVAGCLRTPEGGSSRQLLVIKENETIKTRLLTLKEVTALMGAPKHYKLPGSYNDGYKAMGDAVAVPVSRYLAKNLLFPLTKLIQERGF, encoded by the coding sequence ATGGCAATTATGCACAAAGAGAGAATTGAGCATTTGACACAAAATACAAAGCCCGCATGTTTAGATTTTTTTGCTGGTAGTGGACTTGTGGCCGAAGGCTTAAAAGATTTCTTTCAAACTGTGTGGGCAAATGACATCTGCAAAAAGAAAGCAAAGGTTTTTTGCGCCAATCACGATGAAAAAATTTTCAATCTAGGACCGATAGAAAAAATTAATGGCAACAACCTTCCAAGAGCCTCTTTATCTTGGGGAAGCTTCCCATGTCAAGACCTTTCATTAGCAGGCAATATGGGTGGGCTCTCCTCGTCTCGTAGTGGCCTAGTATGGCAATGGCTTCGCGTAATGGACGAATTACCACAAAAAACGCCTCTGGTAGTAGCAGAAAATGTCGTCGGATTGGTTTCGATGTCCAACGGTGAACATTACAAATTACTTCACAATGCTTTAGTTGAACGCGGTTATAAGGTTGGGGCTGTCATGTTAGATGCGGCGCACTGGGTTCCTCAGTCGCGGAAACGAATTTTTATTGTTGCCATTGATGCTAGCATTCCAACAGAGTTTTTCGAACTAAATAATCCCGGCTGGTGCCACACTCCGCCCCTTATACGAGCGGCAAAAAAGCTCAAAAAATGGGTATGGTGGAACATTCCCGAACCACCAACCAGAAAAAACGAACTAAGCGAATTAATCGAATACGATGCCCCTTGCGATGAACCACAAAAGCAAAAGTATCTTTTAAGCTTATTGCCAGAAAAACATCGTGAAAAAATAATGATCAACTCCAAAAATTACAAAAATGTTTTCCCAGGATACAAACGTATTCGCTACGGAAAACAAGTTTTGGAACTACGCTTTGACGGCGTAGCTGGCTGCTTACGAACTCCAGAAGGTGGCAGCAGTCGTCAACTTTTAGTCATCAAAGAAAACGAAACAATAAAAACCCGGTTGCTAACCCTTAAAGAGGTTACTGCCCTTATGGGAGCCCCTAAGCATTACAAATTACCAGGCAGTTATAACGATGGCTACAAAGCCATGGGTGATGCCGTAGCAGTACCTGTTTCACGGTATCTCGCAAAAAATTTACTTTTTCCACTCACCAAGCTAATTCAAGAAAGAGGGTTTTAA